GAGGCATCGCTGTCCATGGGCGGCGACCAGGTCATTGCCGAGATCACGGCCTCGGGTCTCTCGGGGCGCGGCGGCGCGGCGTTCCCCACCGGAGTGAAGTGGCGTGGCGTGGCCGACCAGGAGGGTCGCCCTCGTCATCTGGTGTGCAACGCGGATGAGTCCGAGCCGGGAACCTTCAAGGACCGCGTGGTCATGGAGGGCGACCCGTTTTCCCTGGTCGAGGCCATGACGGTGGCTGGCCTGGCCATCGGAGCAGAGCAGGGCTGGTTGTACATACGCGGCGAGTATCCGGTGGCCACTGAACGCCTCACCCACGCCATCGCCGAGGCTTACGCGGCTGGGTTGCTGGGTGCCGACGTGGCCGGATCGGGCATCCGTTTCGATCTCCACCTCCGGAACGGGGCCGGTGCCTACATCTGTGGCGAGGAGACGGCCCTGTTCAACTCCATCGAGGGGTTCCGGGGCGAGCCCCGTAATAAGCCGCCATTTCCGACGACCCACGGGTTGTTCGGCGAGCCGACGGCCATCAACAACGTGGAGACGCTCGTCAATGTGTTGCCCGTGGTGCTCATGGGCGGTGAGGCCTACGCAGCCGACGGCACCGAGCGCTCCCCGGGCACCAAGTTGTTCTGCCTCAGCGGGCGGGTGGTCCGGCCTGGCACCTACGAGGTGGAGTTCGGTGCCACGTTGCGTGACCTGATCGAACTGGCCGGAGGGCTACCCGACGGCCGTGTGTTACGGACCGTCATGCTGGGAGGGGCGGCGGGCAGTTTCGTCGGCCCTGAATCGCTCGACATGCCTCTGACGCTCGAGGACACGCGAGCGGCCGGCGCTTCGTTGGGATCCGGTGTGATCATGGTGTTCGACGAAAGGGACGACATGGTCGACACCGTGCGACGCGTTGCCGAGTTCTTCCGCGACGAGTCCTGTGGCCAGTGCGTGCCGTGCCGGGTGGGGACGGTTCGCCAAGAGGAAGTGCTGGTGCGCCTCGGTCGCGGATCCGCTATCGACGACGAGCGCGATCTGTTGGACGACCTGGCGACCGTGATGAAGGACGCCTCGATCTGTGGTCTCGGACAGACGGCGTCCGGGGCGGTTCGTAGCGCCATTGATCTGGGCCTGCTGTCCGGTCTAGGTACTGGCGCGGGGGCGGACGGTTCAGACGGCGACAAGTCAGGACTCGACGAGGGGGGCATCAGGTGAACGAGGTTCCGGTGACGGTGTCGACGACGGTCGAATTCACCCTTGACGGTGACGCAGTAAGGGTGCCCGAAGGCTCCACGATTCTCGACGCTTGTAGGCGCGAGGGCATTGACACGCCCACGTTGTGCTGGGCCGAGAACCTGACGCCGGTGAACGTGTGCCGGGTCTGCGTGGTGGAGGTCGAGGGCTCGCGAGTGCTGGTGCCGTCGTGTTCGAGGCCCGTCGAGGAGGGCATGGTCGTGTCCACCGACTCCGACCGGGTCCGCACCAGTCGCCGCATGGTCTACGAGCTCTTGGCCTCGTCGGTCGAGATGGACCGGGCCGATCCCGAGGTGCACGCGTGGATGGTGCACTACGGCGCTCGCCCGGAACGCATGGGGGACCGGTCCGAGATCGCCACAGTGGCCCAGCCCATCAAGATCCAGGACGACCTGTACGTGCGGGACTACGAGCGGTGCATCCTCTGTTACAAGTGCGTGGAGGCGTGCGGCGATGATGCCCAGCACACCTTCGCAATCGCCACGGCCGGTCGGGGATTCGACGCCCACATCTCGACCGAGCATGACGTGACGCTGCCCGACTCGGCGTGCGTCTATTGCGGCAACTGCATCGGGGTGTGCCCGACCGGAGCGCTGGCATTCAAAACTGAACACGACATGCGCGAGGCCGACACGTGGGACGAATCGGCCCAACAGGTCACGACCACCGTGTGCCCGTTCTGCGGAGTGGGT
Above is a window of Acidimicrobiales bacterium DNA encoding:
- a CDS encoding NADH-ubiquinone oxidoreductase-F iron-sulfur binding region domain-containing protein, whose amino-acid sequence is MPDLYFGATEEPTESERAAVAEAISGYGAVTIRESERLVHAGRTRTRERRHLLLPALHALQRTAGWISPGGLDHACAELEVPPAEAYGVATFYHLFTHEPPGSMDTVHVCDDVACRLFGAVGLIDDLRAEGHHVKASPCLGQCERGPAIMVQRTGAPDLTVVAVDDGAGCGPVSPAEVSVAIADATSTPSVELPQAGDPGLRLLARVGVVDPTSLEDYRTHGGYQALEASLSMGGDQVIAEITASGLSGRGGAAFPTGVKWRGVADQEGRPRHLVCNADESEPGTFKDRVVMEGDPFSLVEAMTVAGLAIGAEQGWLYIRGEYPVATERLTHAIAEAYAAGLLGADVAGSGIRFDLHLRNGAGAYICGEETALFNSIEGFRGEPRNKPPFPTTHGLFGEPTAINNVETLVNVLPVVLMGGEAYAADGTERSPGTKLFCLSGRVVRPGTYEVEFGATLRDLIELAGGLPDGRVLRTVMLGGAAGSFVGPESLDMPLTLEDTRAAGASLGSGVIMVFDERDDMVDTVRRVAEFFRDESCGQCVPCRVGTVRQEEVLVRLGRGSAIDDERDLLDDLATVMKDASICGLGQTASGAVRSAIDLGLLSGLGTGAGADGSDGDKSGLDEGGIR
- a CDS encoding 2Fe-2S iron-sulfur cluster-binding protein, with product MNEVPVTVSTTVEFTLDGDAVRVPEGSTILDACRREGIDTPTLCWAENLTPVNVCRVCVVEVEGSRVLVPSCSRPVEEGMVVSTDSDRVRTSRRMVYELLASSVEMDRADPEVHAWMVHYGARPERMGDRSEIATVAQPIKIQDDLYVRDYERCILCYKCVEACGDDAQHTFAIATAGRGFDAHISTEHDVTLPDSACVYCGNCIGVCPTGALAFKTEHDMREADTWDESAQQVTTTVCPFCGVGCNLELHTQDDRIVKVTSPADHSVTHGHLCIKGRFGWQHAHA